A genomic region of Ignavibacteriota bacterium contains the following coding sequences:
- a CDS encoding acyl-CoA carboxylase subunit beta — MKNKNEYLDNLRKEAKLGGGIERVSSQHNKGKLTARERIELLVDEGSFDEIDMFVKHRSNDFGIDKQKFLGDGVITGFAKINKRPIAIFSQDFTIFGGSLSEAHAEKICKLMDMALKIGIPIIGLNDSGGARIQEGVVSLGGYAEIFLRNTLASGVVPQISAVLGPCAGGAVYSPAITDFIFMTKKTSHMFVTGPNVVKTVTHEEVSFEQLGGAETHTSKSGVAHFAFDSEIEVLNNIRKLLDYLPLNWKDSPVEKDFDYTENLLMPELDEIIPENSNKPYDMHKVIFKILDDGEFLEVQENFAENIIIGFGIIGGLKVGIIAHQPAVLAGVLDINASVKGARFVRFCDAFNIPLLVFEDVPGFLPGTEQEWGGIIKHGSKLLFAFSEATVPKVTVITRKAYGGAYDVMNSKHIRGDFNFAWPSAEIAVMGPKGAVEIIFKKEIQSAENPGEKLNQMLNEYIEKFTSPYIAAERGYIDDVIKPSETKIKLINAFQLLKTKVDSNPKKKHSNIPL; from the coding sequence ATGAAAAATAAAAACGAATACCTTGATAATCTTAGAAAAGAAGCTAAACTTGGCGGTGGGATTGAAAGAGTTTCTAGTCAGCATAATAAAGGAAAATTAACGGCAAGAGAAAGAATTGAACTTTTGGTTGATGAAGGAAGTTTTGATGAAATTGATATGTTTGTTAAACATAGATCAAATGATTTTGGAATTGATAAACAAAAATTTTTGGGAGATGGAGTAATTACCGGATTTGCAAAAATTAACAAAAGACCAATTGCAATTTTTAGTCAAGATTTTACGATATTCGGCGGTTCATTATCGGAAGCGCACGCGGAAAAAATTTGCAAACTTATGGATATGGCATTGAAGATCGGTATTCCAATTATTGGATTAAATGATTCGGGAGGAGCCAGAATTCAAGAAGGAGTAGTAAGCTTAGGAGGTTATGCTGAAATATTTCTACGTAATACCTTAGCGTCTGGCGTTGTACCCCAAATTTCAGCGGTCTTGGGTCCATGTGCCGGCGGTGCGGTTTATTCTCCGGCTATAACCGATTTTATTTTTATGACTAAGAAAACAAGCCACATGTTTGTTACAGGTCCAAATGTTGTAAAAACCGTAACACATGAAGAAGTCTCTTTCGAACAATTAGGCGGAGCGGAAACTCATACTTCAAAGAGCGGAGTAGCGCATTTTGCCTTTGATAGTGAAATTGAAGTGCTGAATAACATAAGGAAATTACTTGATTATCTTCCATTGAATTGGAAAGATAGTCCTGTTGAGAAAGATTTTGATTATACCGAAAATTTACTGATGCCTGAACTTGATGAAATCATTCCGGAAAATTCCAATAAACCATACGATATGCACAAAGTTATATTTAAAATTTTAGATGACGGCGAATTTTTAGAAGTTCAGGAAAATTTTGCCGAAAATATAATAATTGGTTTTGGAATAATAGGAGGTTTAAAAGTTGGAATTATCGCACATCAGCCGGCAGTCTTAGCGGGTGTTTTAGATATTAACGCGTCTGTAAAAGGCGCAAGATTTGTAAGATTTTGCGACGCGTTTAATATTCCATTATTGGTTTTTGAGGATGTTCCGGGATTTTTGCCGGGAACAGAACAAGAATGGGGCGGAATAATAAAACATGGCTCAAAATTACTTTTTGCTTTTAGTGAAGCAACAGTTCCAAAAGTTACTGTTATTACTCGAAAAGCGTATGGCGGCGCTTATGATGTAATGAATTCCAAACATATTCGCGGCGATTTTAATTTTGCATGGCCTTCAGCGGAAATTGCCGTAATGGGTCCAAAAGGCGCGGTTGAAATTATATTTAAAAAAGAAATCCAATCTGCGGAAAATCCCGGAGAAAAACTCAATCAAATGTTAAACGAATATATTGAGAAATTTACAAGTCCGTATATTGCCGCGGAAAGAGGTTATATTGATGATGTAATTAAACCGAGTGAAACTAAAATTAAACTAATTAATGCATTTCAATTATTGAAAACAAAAGTAGACTCGAACCCAAAGAAAAAACATTCTAATATTCCATTATGA